In Helianthus annuus cultivar XRQ/B chromosome 3, HanXRQr2.0-SUNRISE, whole genome shotgun sequence, a single window of DNA contains:
- the LOC110930874 gene encoding malate dehydrogenase: MAKDPVRVLVTGAAGQIGYALVPMIARGIMLGPDQPVILHMLDIPPAAEALNGVKMELVDAAFPLLKGVVATTDAVEACTGVNVAVMVGGFPRKEGMERKDVMSKNVSIYKSQASALEKHAAANCKVLVVANPANTNALILKEFAPSIPEKNITCLTRLDHNRALGQISEKLNVQVSDVKNVIIWGNHSSTQYPDVTHATVTTPAGEKSVPELVNDDEWLKSGFISTVQQRGAAIIKARKLSSALSAASSACDHIRDWVCGTPEGTWVSMGVYSDGSYNVPAGLIYSFPVTCRNGEWTIVQGLSIDEFSRKKLDLTAEELTEEKALAYSCLT, translated from the exons ATGGCGAAAGATCCAGTTCGTGTTCTTGTTACCGGTGCCGCAG GACAAATCGGATATGCTCTTGTACCCATGATTGCTAGAGGAATCATGTTGGGTCCTGACCAGCCCGTGATCTTGCACATGCTCGACATTCCACCAGCTGCTGAGGCTTTGAATGGAGTTAAGATGGAGTTGGTTGATGCTGCATTTCCTCTTCTTAAAG GAGTTGTTGCCACCACCGATGCCGTTGAGGCATGCACGGGTGTGAATGTAGCCGTCATGGTGGGTGGATTCCCCAGGAAAGAAGGAATGGAAAGAAAAGACGTGATGTCCAAGAACGTCTCGATTTACAAGTCTCAAGCTTCTGCTCTTGAGAAGCACGCTGCTGCAAACTGCAAG GTTTTGGTTGTAGCTAATCCGGCTAACACCAATGCGTTGATCTTGAAGGAGTTTGCACCATCCATCCCAGAGAAGAACATTACTTGTTTAACAAGGCTAGACCACAACAGGGCTCTTGGACAGATCTCAGAGAAACTTAACGTTCAAGTCTCTGACGTCAAAAATGTGATTATCTGGGGTAACCACTCATCTACTCAGTACCCTGATGTTACCCATGCAACTGTCACCACCCCAGCTGGTGagaagagtgtcccagagctcgTAAATGATGATGAATG GTTGAAATCTGGATTCATTTCCACTGTTCAACAGCGTGGTGCTGCTATCATCAAGGCTAGGAAGCTCTCTAGTGCTCTCTCTGCTGCAAGTTCTGCTTGTGACCACATTCGTGATTGGGTCTGTGGAACACCAGAG GGAACTTGGGTTTCAATGGGTGTGTACTCTGATGGCTCATACAATGTTCCAGCCGGGCTTATTTACTCCTTCCCAGTCACTTGCCGCAATGGAGAATGGACAATAGTTCAAG GTCTTTCCATCGATGAGTTCTCAAGGAAGAAGCTAGACTTGACCGCTGAAGAGCTAACTGAGGAAAAGGCTCTTGCATACTCATGCCTCACATAA
- the LOC110930873 gene encoding transcription factor MYB14 translates to MGRAPCCEKMGLKKGSWSQEEDQILISYIQEHGHPNWRALPKRAGLLRCGKSCRLRWTNYLRPDIKRGNFTKEEEETIIHLHEMLGNRWSVIAAKLPGRTDNEIKNVWHTHLKKRAKSHQTTIHDSKKHHNKSKCDTKALYLEESVVSQFLVEQEHKSIDKKQLVSDIQPSSSEYSSDSRANSTSVATHEEINHETFLDDSFWSETLSGEGDDNIMESEALTNISCVEHPTTLLTCFKNINTSNRTIGCSTDDMYSWHDIFTRVDELPELPEF, encoded by the exons ATGGGGAGGGCACCTTGTTGTGAAAAGATGGGTTTAAAGAAAGGATCATGGAGTCAAGAAGAAGATCAAATCTTGATTTCATACATACAAGAACATGGTCATCCTAATTGGCGTGCTCTACCCAAACGTGCcg GTTTGTTACGATGTGGAAAAAGTTGCAGGCTACGATGGACCAACTATTTACGACCAGATATTAAAAGAGGCAACTTCACCAAAGAAGAAGAGGAAACAATCATTCATCTACATGAAATGCTCGGAAATAG GTGGTCCGTAATCGCTGCAAAGTTACCTGGCCGAACGGACAACGAAATAAAAAATGTTTGGCACACACACTTGAAGAAAAGAGCTAAAAGCCACCAAACAACCATCCATGACTCCAAAAAACATCACAACAAGTCAAAATGTGATACAAAGGCTCTATATCTTGAAGAATCAGTTGTGTCTCAATTTCTTGTTGAACAAGAGCATAAATCTATTGACAAGAAACAACTCGTCTCGGATATTCAACCATCATCTAGTGAGTATTCATCAGACTCGAGGGCGAACTCAACTAGTGTAGCTACACATGAGGAAATCAATCATGAGACATTTCTTGATGATAGTTTTTGGTCAGAAACACTTTCGGGTGAGGGAGACGACAACATCATGGAATCTGAGGCGTTGACCAACATATCATGCGTTGAGCATCCGACAACTTTGCTCACATGCttcaaaaacataaatactagTAATCGAACTATTGGTTGTAGCACGGATGACATGTACTCATGGCACGACATTTTCACGCGTGTTGACGAGTTACCAGAGTTACCTGAATTTTAG